A region of Jonquetella anthropi DSM 22815 DNA encodes the following proteins:
- a CDS encoding sugar transferase, producing the protein MTSKRFMDLLFTIPGIILLSPIMLVIAVWIKCDSKGPIIYKQKRVGLGERLFNVYKFRSMVTDADKASLLTVRADDRVTRAGRFLRKTKLDELPQLFNVLIGNMSLVGPRPEVAKYVAFYPPEAKKLIFSVKPGITERASVEYKDENDLLDCADDPEKTYIEKILPVKIRYSVAYAKSHTVLDDLKIIMATIKAIVS; encoded by the coding sequence ATGACCTCCAAGCGATTTATGGACCTGCTCTTTACAATTCCCGGCATTATCCTGCTGAGTCCCATCATGCTGGTTATCGCCGTCTGGATTAAATGCGATTCCAAAGGGCCGATCATTTACAAGCAGAAACGGGTCGGGTTGGGCGAGCGTTTGTTCAACGTGTACAAGTTCCGGTCGATGGTTACTGACGCCGACAAGGCTTCCCTGCTGACAGTCCGGGCCGACGACCGGGTAACGAGAGCCGGCCGCTTTCTTCGAAAAACCAAACTTGACGAGCTGCCCCAGCTTTTTAACGTGTTGATCGGAAACATGAGCCTTGTGGGGCCACGCCCTGAAGTCGCCAAATATGTGGCGTTTTACCCGCCCGAGGCGAAAAAGCTGATCTTTTCGGTAAAGCCCGGGATCACAGAACGGGCGTCAGTTGAGTACAAAGACGAAAACGACCTGCTGGACTGCGCCGACGATCCAGAAAAAACGTACATCGAAAAAATTTTGCCGGTGAAAATCCGCTACTCCGTCGCCTACGCTAAATCGCACACCGTTTTAGATGATCTAAAAATCATCATGGCGACAATCAAAGCGATTGTTTCGTAA
- a CDS encoding phosphoglycerate kinase has product MKLRGIDSLDLSGKKVLVRVDFNVPFKGGKVTDTTRIAAHKETIDALLAQGALVTLVSHFGRPKGKVVPELSLGQIRADVEKIYGVPVRFVADCVGPEVAKAVSSQKAGEVLLLENSRFHPEEEKNDPAFSALMAKPFDAFVMDAFSAAHRANSSTVGVGDSLPSAAGFLLQKEIDALSVVRDEPVPPYVVVLGGAKVADKIAVIERMIEKADSLLIGGGMAFTFLAEKGLNVGRSLYDAEHADFARSMLARAKERGVRVLLPVDVVEAHAIEEPETARVVPAEEISSDCMGLDIGPRTEKLFAEAIKGARTVLWNGPMGVFESEAFASGTKAVANALAEATRTGTFTVVGGGDSASAAKKFGVGSLVSHLSTGGGASLEFCEGKDLPAVVPLLKR; this is encoded by the coding sequence ATGAAACTTCGGGGCATTGATTCGCTCGATCTGTCCGGCAAAAAAGTCCTTGTCCGGGTGGACTTCAACGTGCCGTTTAAAGGCGGAAAGGTCACAGACACGACCCGTATCGCTGCTCACAAAGAAACGATCGACGCCTTGTTGGCTCAGGGCGCGTTGGTGACTTTGGTGTCCCATTTTGGCCGGCCGAAGGGGAAGGTCGTGCCTGAACTGTCCCTCGGCCAAATTCGAGCGGACGTGGAAAAAATCTACGGCGTGCCTGTTCGCTTCGTCGCTGACTGCGTCGGCCCTGAAGTCGCCAAAGCCGTTTCCTCTCAAAAGGCGGGAGAAGTCCTTTTGCTGGAGAACTCCCGTTTTCACCCGGAGGAGGAAAAGAACGATCCCGCGTTTAGCGCTCTGATGGCGAAGCCGTTCGACGCGTTCGTGATGGACGCCTTCAGCGCGGCGCACCGGGCCAACAGCTCGACGGTCGGCGTCGGAGACTCGCTGCCGAGCGCGGCGGGGTTCCTTCTTCAAAAGGAAATCGACGCGCTGTCTGTCGTGCGCGACGAGCCGGTCCCGCCGTACGTCGTCGTATTGGGCGGGGCAAAAGTCGCCGACAAGATCGCCGTCATCGAACGGATGATCGAGAAGGCCGACTCCCTTCTGATCGGCGGCGGCATGGCATTCACGTTCTTGGCCGAGAAAGGCTTGAACGTCGGCCGTTCGCTGTACGACGCAGAACACGCTGACTTTGCCCGGTCAATGCTCGCTCGGGCAAAGGAACGGGGCGTCCGCGTCCTGCTGCCGGTTGACGTCGTCGAGGCCCATGCGATTGAGGAGCCCGAGACGGCGCGGGTCGTCCCGGCGGAGGAGATATCTTCCGATTGCATGGGGCTTGACATTGGGCCTCGGACGGAAAAGCTTTTTGCCGAGGCGATCAAGGGAGCTCGGACGGTTCTGTGGAATGGACCGATGGGCGTGTTTGAAAGCGAGGCGTTTGCCAGCGGCACGAAGGCTGTGGCGAACGCTTTGGCTGAGGCGACCCGAACCGGCACGTTCACAGTGGTGGGCGGCGGGGATTCGGCGTCCGCGGCGAAGAAGTTCGGCGTCGGCTCTTTGGTCAGCCACCTGTCCACGGGCGGCGGGGCCAGTTTAGAGTTCTGCGAGGGCAAAGACCTGCCGGCAGTCGTGCCTCTTCTCAAACGATAA
- the gap gene encoding type I glyceraldehyde-3-phosphate dehydrogenase, with protein MSKVRVAINGFGRIGRLVLRGLKEYDTKGLMEVVALQRHNAAVDQMAYLLKYDSVHRRFDAQISYDDSHLIVDGHSMEVLRADTAEELPWKKLGVDLIIEASGAYTKSDKASWHLQAGAKKVLLTSPGKSDDIATFVMGVNEKTYDPASHHIVSNASCTTNCLAPVAKVLHEQFGIVSGLMTTEHSYTSDQRLHDKSHKNNFRARAAALSMVPTTTGAAKAVGKVIPELNGKLSGLSIRVPTPDVSLVDLTFVAAKPVTVESINQAMKEASESTLKGYLGYETDDCVSVDFTHDPRSAVFAPSQTMVIGNLAKVLAWYDNEWGYSCRCIDLANYMIEKGF; from the coding sequence ATGTCGAAGGTTCGTGTGGCAATTAACGGTTTTGGTCGGATCGGAAGACTTGTACTTCGGGGACTCAAAGAGTACGACACCAAAGGGCTCATGGAAGTTGTCGCGCTTCAGCGCCATAATGCGGCGGTGGACCAGATGGCCTATTTGCTCAAGTACGATTCGGTTCATCGGAGATTCGACGCTCAGATCTCCTACGACGATTCTCACTTGATTGTGGACGGCCACTCGATGGAAGTCCTTCGCGCCGACACGGCCGAAGAACTGCCGTGGAAGAAACTGGGCGTCGACTTGATCATTGAGGCGAGCGGCGCTTACACGAAGAGCGATAAAGCGTCTTGGCACCTTCAGGCCGGCGCAAAAAAGGTCCTTCTCACCTCTCCGGGAAAGAGCGACGACATCGCGACCTTTGTCATGGGTGTCAATGAGAAAACGTACGACCCGGCGTCGCATCACATCGTCTCGAACGCCTCCTGCACGACCAACTGCCTCGCTCCTGTGGCCAAGGTCCTTCACGAGCAGTTCGGCATCGTTTCAGGCTTGATGACGACCGAGCACAGCTACACCAGCGACCAGAGACTTCACGACAAGTCCCACAAGAACAATTTCCGCGCCCGGGCCGCCGCGCTGTCCATGGTTCCGACGACCACTGGCGCCGCCAAGGCTGTCGGCAAGGTCATTCCTGAGCTGAACGGCAAGCTGAGCGGCCTTTCAATCCGCGTCCCCACGCCGGACGTGTCGCTGGTCGACCTGACGTTCGTTGCGGCCAAGCCCGTGACCGTCGAGTCGATTAACCAGGCCATGAAGGAAGCCTCCGAATCGACGCTCAAAGGCTACTTGGGCTATGAGACCGACGACTGCGTGTCGGTGGACTTCACTCACGATCCCCGCTCGGCCGTGTTTGCGCCGTCCCAGACGATGGTTATCGGCAACTTGGCAAAAGTTCTCGCTTGGTACGACAACGAGTGGGGCTATTCATGCCGCTGCATCGATCTGGCCAACTACATGATCGAGAAGGGATTTTAA
- the whiA gene encoding DNA-binding protein WhiA, which translates to MKISNRLWDEWLTGEIPDPVSAESELAGLVSSMGVRAAADEKVLLSCGRFWTFRRVRRLWPKCPICEGLPLGEQLCLGRGQVALALPTEGYRAILAVQDRPEFLRWAWMRGVFGVCGGLYAPKSGYYCLMRLAQPVLAGRVMDSLAAAGIKASSRVKGGRTELILRDLDGIIQLCHNLKLPQTVQVLQNRGLVRFLRDQANRQANCDEANIRRSVAAARRQVELARFFLDQEIDLPEALSQVLRLRLSYPAASLGELGTLLDPQMSKSTIKYRWHRLQQLAEERGFSPLEEA; encoded by the coding sequence ATGAAGATATCCAACCGACTCTGGGACGAGTGGCTCACCGGGGAGATACCCGACCCTGTTTCCGCCGAGTCGGAACTTGCAGGCCTTGTTTCCTCGATGGGCGTTCGCGCGGCCGCGGACGAAAAAGTTCTCCTGTCCTGCGGGCGGTTCTGGACATTTCGCCGGGTTCGACGCCTTTGGCCCAAGTGTCCGATCTGTGAGGGGCTTCCTCTGGGGGAGCAGCTCTGCCTTGGGCGGGGCCAAGTGGCCTTAGCGCTGCCCACAGAGGGGTATCGGGCAATTCTTGCGGTGCAGGATCGCCCGGAGTTTTTGCGCTGGGCGTGGATGAGAGGCGTGTTCGGCGTCTGCGGCGGCCTGTACGCTCCGAAAAGCGGGTACTATTGTCTGATGCGGCTGGCACAGCCAGTTTTAGCCGGGCGGGTGATGGACTCGCTGGCGGCGGCGGGAATCAAGGCATCCAGCCGAGTCAAAGGCGGTCGGACGGAGCTGATCCTGCGGGACTTGGACGGGATCATCCAGCTGTGCCACAACCTCAAACTGCCTCAGACCGTTCAGGTCCTGCAGAACAGAGGACTTGTCAGGTTTTTAAGGGATCAGGCCAACAGGCAGGCTAACTGCGATGAGGCGAATATTCGCCGGTCGGTTGCGGCGGCAAGACGGCAGGTTGAGCTGGCTCGTTTTTTTCTCGATCAGGAGATTGACCTGCCCGAAGCCCTTTCTCAGGTACTCCGGCTTCGCCTCTCCTATCCGGCGGCCAGCTTGGGCGAATTAGGGACGCTTTTGGATCCACAGATGAGCAAGTCTACGATAAAATATCGTTGGCACAGACTTCAGCAACTGGCGGAAGAGCGGGGCTTTTCCCCGCTTGAGGAAGCTTAA